AACCTCTTCCCTTCAAGGCACTATCCAAAGGGTCAACCTGAAAAGCAGCGAGCGAAAATAAATCCACAAAAAAAATGCCCAAATAACTTGAACACAAGTCATGTGCTTAGCCTCAGTCACTAATCAAAGTACTATATAAACACGAAACTGCAAATACCGGTCAACAATCTCTATACAAAGCACTCATTCTTGTGCTACATACAGTACTTGAGTAATGCTAAATGTCCATTATGCCTCAGCTCTGTGAGTACATGCTGCTGTAGACACACTGGGTCTCCTGGTGGTGCTGTAGGTCCAGTCTGCGCTGGAAGCTGCGTTGGCAGTGTGTGCAGCTGAAGGGTCTGTAGCTGCTGTGTTTACGGCTGTGGGTGATGAGGTTGGAGCTCTGGCTGAAGGCCTTGCCACACACCTGGCATACGTGGGGCTTCTCACCTGAGACCGACAGGGACAGACAGCAAGACGTGACATGGAATTCAAGAAGAGAGATACTCTGAGAGCAGCCAGTGTGGGGCAGAATCCTAACTTCCAGATGGAAGCAACCTTTGCACAATGTGTAAGTTGTACTATAATGTACGCACACCTGCTGACCTATGTTCAACACACGATGCTCATTTGTGTATGTGTCCTTCCAGTGTACCTCCCCGCACCTGTGTGTATGAAGGTGTGTTTCTTCATGTCAGACTTCTGGTGGAACCTCTTGCCACAGTACTGGCAGGGGTAGGGCCTGGTGTCAGAGTGGATGAGCAGGTGGGTGGTCAGGGTGGAGGAGCGCTTGAACACCTTCCCACACACCTTACAGCTATAGCTACGCTCCtggaacacacacattcacagagatGTGGTTAGGATTTTGccatttcgtttttttttttatagtttGTGTTGGGAAGTGGAGAGACCTCCACCAATGTACTTCTGCTAGATATACCTTTGGTCTTCCGTACATGCCCAGAGCTTTTCTGAACACGTAGGGGTGCTCTCTGGCTTTGGCTGACGTGGCCAATGGGACTGCATGCACGTTGACATGTGACTTGTGTAAATGAGTCTTCAGTACAGCTCCTGAGGACAAGACCTGAGAAAAAGAGAAAGCTAAGAGTAACAGCAGATGTACCTCATACTCCCAGAGATGTCAGCCATATTCAACACAATTACCCCTCACAGCCTCTA
This sequence is a window from Coregonus clupeaformis isolate EN_2021a chromosome 7, ASM2061545v1, whole genome shotgun sequence. Protein-coding genes within it:
- the LOC121570510 gene encoding zinc finger protein Gfi-1b-like, yielding MPRSFLVKSKRPGSHPPCFSKGTKHTNPDQPQPHTNHHDRQNRAWQEVRSPHRSPFHEAQDNLCSGSEVKDTLDYPCPSWDTMATRPHSTSPADLWTSWSAETPGYDGVEPSESALLWSLQWPRGPDRERELEKLVHFLLSHRPHMDHNSTSPCPLCEKVLSSGAVLKTHLHKSHVNVHAVPLATSAKAREHPYVFRKALGMYGRPKERSYSCKVCGKVFKRSSTLTTHLLIHSDTRPYPCQYCGKRFHQKSDMKKHTFIHTGEKPHVCQVCGKAFSQSSNLITHSRKHSSYRPFSCTHCQRSFQRRLDLQHHQETQCVYSSMYSQS